The genomic DNA GAATCTCACCGGTATTGCTCTGCGACACCGAATGCATGCCGTCATTATTGGCCCAGATGTCGGCGGTCTCACGCGAAATCGGCTCCTCGGAATAAAAGGAAACCTCAATGGGGGTAACCCCATGCTCCACTTCAAGAAGCTTTCGGTTTTCAAGCTTCAAGCTGTCCCCCAACCAGAAGGCGGGGCCGTTCGGGCGGGTATCCAGAGACGTATGCGCTGCATACAGCCACGCACCGCTCTTCACAACCAGCCTCACCACGTCAAGAAACGGGGACTCAGCCCCAAGCCCTTTGGGCTTCATGTACAGCGGGTGGTGCGTAATGACCGCTCCGGCGCCCCATTCGAGGCACCGGGCAAGCATGTCGGGAGTCGGCTCAAGGCAGACCGCCACTTGCGAAACATCGCTCACCGAGCCTGCGATCTGCACCCCGGAGTTGTCCCACGAGCTTTGATTTCGCTCAGGGGCCAAATTGCGAAAAATCGCCAGAATATCCATAATTTTCATATAGTTACACCCCTTTTCCGGATAAAGAATGCTCCCGTAGGGTTTCCCCCTCGGGAGCATCGTTTTCCTCTTCAATAACCCGGCCTGCGGCCTGTGTGGGAAACTTCAGGATATATGCGGTAATCTGTATTCCAGTCTTCAATGATCGCAATCATTACTCCCTGTTAGGGGGAAGATGGTGGGCCAGCCAGGATTCGAACCTGGGACCGACCGGTTATGAGCCGGTGGCTCTGCCAACTGAGCTACTGGCCCGTAGTCCATGAGCGGGACAACATATCCGAGACAGACAGCATATGTCAAGAGCATCTTGAAACACATTATAATAGTTCTCGCAGGCCACATATACTCTTGTCAAAGGGCACAGACGCCTCTACAAATAAATTATCAAGCTGACTCCCTGCAATAACATTTCAGGAATACGATGTTCTCGATGCGCCTTTCAAAGCTGCCCATTCCCGGCCTGTCGGCCATATTCTGCCTGCTCTTTCTCCTGTGCAGCCAGTCGGCGCTTGCCATGCAGCCGCCCATGATCATCCATTATGTCGATTTCTGGCCTTTTCACCAAAGAGGCACAGACGGTCAGATGACCGGTTTTTTCCATGAAATAGTGACCGAGGCCTTTGACAGGATGGGGATCAAGGCCACTTGGCACGCCTATCCATGGAGCCGGTGCCAGGAGCAGGTGAAAAATGGCGAGGCTGACGCCATGCTCACCGTCCCCACGGCGGAACGCCTAGTGTATTCCCAAACGCATCCGACGCCCTTCTACCAGAAGAAACTCACCATCTTCACGTACGCCGAGCATCCCCAAAGAACGAAAATCGAACAAATCAAAACGATTGATGATATCTTGAGACTGAACCTCTCGGTCATCACCTACATAGGCAACGGATGGAACGACAGGCACATTCGCACTCACGGCATCAAGACATATGAAACGCCGAAGCTGCCAAACGTCTGGCCCATGCTCGCACACAAACGCGGCGATATCGTCATAGAATGGCCCGGAGCAGCGTGGCCTGCCATCCACAAGACAGACACAGGCCAAAGCATCGTCCAGACCGCAGCAACGCTGCAAGCCCTTCCGTTTCATCTCATGATACGGAAGACCTCACCATACGCACAGCTTCTCCCCGAATTCGATCGCACCATCCGCGAAATGCAAAAGGACGGAACCATTGACCGCATCGTCAGGGAATACTTTGACCAGCCAGCCCCCGAATAGAAACGGGAATTCCGCATCACACCAAAAAAATAGGCCGGACGTTTGCGCGTCCGGCCTATTTTTTTGATATGCCGTGTCTCCCGGCCAATTGGCTAAGCGTCACCGAGGTCTCCTGATACAGCCTGGATAACGTCACCCTTGGCATTATAGGTTCCGGTCGCTTCGACCTTGACGAGCTGGCGTGCCATCTCGGGGTTTTCCATAACCTGTCGCTGAAGCCGAACCTTGCGAATACTCTTCATCTGTTCCGCAACTGTCGAGCTTTGTAATTCAAATCCACCAACTTCCATGATTCGTACCTCCTTCCATGGAGCATTAAAGATGTTTCTTACCGCTCTTATCGGACGATATGAGAAAATCTTTAGGGAACCGTTGATAGTCCGTGATTTGCGCTCGCCCACAAGGCGAACTCCTTTTAATCTTTCCACTTCCACCACTTGAGTTTTTCCGGCTCGTGACCGGTATTTGAAGCGTAATACACAGCGCATCGAAAAACATAGAGCACGCAACGATCCACATGAGAACCGACCAGCTCCATGAGTCGCGCATACATGACTTCCGGGTCCTCTCCGGCCAGTTCCGGCACGGATTCATACCCAAGGCGCAGCAGGTCTTGTGCAAGGCTCGGCCCGACTCCGGGGATTTCCCGGAGCCGCGCAATTGCCTGCTTATTATCGGATTTCACGTTCAACCTATTTGGTTTCGCGTGCATAGACCTCGTCAAGAATCTCCTTGCCACCGGCGTCAAGGACCTGTCCGGCCAGCTTCATGCCGATATCCCAGGCGTCATCCACATGCCCTTCGGCCTCCAGACGAATGGGACGGGAGCCGTCCACATCTGCCACGAAACCGGTCAGGTGGACACGGTCGCCATCAAGCACGGACCATGCCGCGATAGGCACCTGACAACCGCCGTCCAGCCCGGTCAGGAAACCGCGCTCGGCAAGCACCTGATACTTCGTGGGCTGATGATCGAGGAAACGAAGCATCTCCTGGACCTCAGTGTTGTTCTTGTCATACTCGATCCCCAGTGCGCCTTGTGCAACCGCGGGAAGAAATTCCGGCGGGCCGAGAATTTCCATTTTCGGCGCGGACAGCTCCAGCCGATTGAGTCCGGCAGTAGCGACCACGATGGCGTCATATTCGCCGTCCATGAGCTTTCGCACACGGGTATCGAGATTGCCGCGCAGCCATGTGATCTTGAGGTCCGGGCGAAGTGCGGCGAGTTGGGACTGGCGACGAAGGCTGGATGTGCCGACGACGGCCCCTTCAGGCAGCTCCTTGAGTCCGTCGTATTTCACTGACAGCAGGGAATCGGTAGGAGCCTCACGCTCGGGGATGATGCCGACTTCAAGCCCTTCCGGGAGTTCGGTGGGCACATCCTTCATGGAATGGACCGCGAGCTGGGCGCGACCATCAAGAAGCGCCTCTTCGATTTCCTTGACAAAAAGCCCTTTCCCGCCAACCTTGGCAAGAGGAACATCGAGAATCTTGTCGCCCTTGGTCTTGATCTTGAGCAACTCCACGACAAGGCCGGGGTGTTCGCTTTCAAGGCAGTCCTTGATGTGATTGGCCTGCCAAAGAGCCAAGGCGCTGCCGCGTGTGGCAATGACGAGTTTTTTCATGAGAAAACCTTTCGCTGATATGTAAATTTAGGAACCGCAACTGGAGCAATCGCCACCCGAACAACCGGCACAGCCGGAAGAGGCGGAAGAAGGCGAGGACTGAATGCCGCCGCTGTCATCGCCGCCGGTATCGGGACGGAAACCGCCCACCTTGGCGCGAACCGCGCTCATGAGCTTGCCGGTTTTTTCCGATGAGCATTTGGGGCAGGCCGGACATTCGTCCCGGTCAAAAACGAGTTCCTCGAATTCGTGGCCGCAGTCATTACACTTGTATTCGAATATGGGCATGATGTGCTCCGATCCTTGATTATTTATACCGGATACGCCCCGGCAGACGGTCTCCATATCTGAAAAGGCATGGACTGGCAACGATTGCACCGCCGTGGGAAATGTAAGAATTGTTGCGAGATTGTCCAGACGCTGTATTATAAAAGACTCATTCAGACGGATATTTTATGCTTACGCTCTGTAGAGAAAAACACCACTTCAAAAAGCCGAATACAATCGAGCTTTATATATGGGAAGCATGCAAATAAAATCCAGACAGGCCCAAACAGGTGGATGTACGGGACTAGACAACCCGGATGAACCGCTCCGGTGTGTCTTTTCCACTGTCCAGGAAATGAAAGTCGGAACCGGCACAACGGCCCGCAAACAACAGACAAAATACCTTTGGTACGTGGAACAGCAGGACGTGGACGAATTCGGGGTACGAAAGATCAACCCTCAATTCGTTCCCACGGGCGAAGAAAAGATTATCGACTCGGAAACGCTGCTGGCCGACTACACACCTGAAGTCGAAATCCACAATACGCGCGTTGAACCGGCCATACAGGGGCTGACCAGAACCGTGGCCAAAGGCGACAGACACCGGCAGAACTGCGAACCGCTTTCCGCAGAAATGGAATACACCAAGGCCCTCGACGTAGACGAAACCAATGTCCGCGCCATGTTCGGCCTCGGGCTGGTCTATCTGGAACGGCAAGACCTGGAAAAATCACGCAGCGTATTCAATCAGCTTGTGGAACTGAACGCGGCCTTTGACCTGGACCACAAACACCTGTTCAATGAATTCGGCATCGCCCTCCGCAAAAACAAGCTCTATGACGAGGCAGTGCAATACTACAGCCGCGCCGTGGAACTCACCGATGAAGACGAGAACCTCTATTTCAATCTCTCGCGGGCCTTTTATGAAAAGGACGACTGGGAGCACTGCTTCGAATTCGCTGACCGGGCGCTGAATATCGACGCCTATCACGAACACGCTCTCGCCATGTGCAAGCACATCGCAACCATGGCAGGCAGCGAACCCTTGCGAAATCGCCACAACAAACCTCCCATTCCGCGAGAAGTAGCCGAAAAGGTCAACGACCTCCTCGGAGAAGATGACGACATGGACATGTCCGTTGAAATCGGCCCCGGCGGTTTCGGTGATTCCACCTCCAACTGAACAGGGATACAGCGTGAGCAAACGACTCGAAATAACACTTTTCGGCACCTATTACCGTATGTGCGTGCTCAAGCTCAGCCAAGCCGCGGTCCGGGCGGGAATGAAGATTTACGGAGCAGGAGACTGGAAGGCCAAGACAAGCTCCATCGCGCTCGCCCCCAACGGCAAGGCACTGTGCAAGGAAATCAGCCACACCATCGGGCACACCATATCCATCGTCCATCAGGGCGAAGGCATTGCCCTGCAAGGGGCGAAATTCGGCATGGAAATATTTCACGGCGGCAACTTCACCCCAGTGGAATTCGTGGAGGCGGACAACAAGACCCTGCGTCCGGACACGTTCCTGGCCGACTGCAAAAGAAACGACATGCTCGGCGTATCCTGGGCACAACGCGACGGAGCCATGTTCTTTCGCTGGGAGGATGTCGACCGGATAGATGAAAAGGACATCTGCCTCTCCTATGACCGGCTCGGCCCGATACTGGGCAGAAAGCGTGCCCTCGACATCGTGGTTGACGTCACCTTTCGCGGCAAATCGGGACAGAAGAAAAAGGATGAAGCCAACACCGAATACACACCCGTAAAGCATGTTTTCCATGTCAAGAAATAGCATTGCAATCCACAGGCTATGATCAAGGAAAAACAACGCCCCACACTGGACGATGCGGATGACCTGCCCGACATCAACATTCCCCGCCCCAAGGAAGGTTTCATTAAATGCGCGTTCTCCTCGGCAGCCACCATCAAGGTCGGAACCGGGGTCACCACCCGTCAACACAAGACACATCTCCTGTGGTTTGTACGGCAGATCGAGGAAAACCGTCTTGAGATCCGCAAGATAAACGATCACCACCTCCCGACGGGCGACCCGGAAATTATCGGCCTCGCACGGCTGGTGGAAAACTACACGCCGGAACTGGAATACTACGAAACACACGTCCTGCCTGCCATGGAAAAGCTGGAGGACACGCTTGATCAGGGCGATGAGTTCCGCGAAAAAAAGCAGTTTTACAGCGCCGAGCAGGAATACGGATCGGCTCTGGGAATGGACGAAGGGAACGTCCGCGCCTTGTTCGGCCTCGGCCTCGTGTTCATCGAACGAGGCGAAAAAGACCGAACCCGGGAGTTGCTAACGCAATTGGTGGACATCAAGTCCCTTTTCGACGGCAGGAACCAGCACCTGTTCAACGAATTCGGCATCGCCCTTCGCAAGGCAGGCATGTTCGACGAGGCGACAGCCTACTACCGCCGCGCGCTGGACTTCGTAAAGACGGACGAACACCTCTACTACAATCTGGGGCGCGCCTGCTACGAAAACGGGGACTGGTCCGGCTGCATGGAAGCCCTTGCCGAATCCAACCGACTTGCGCCGAAACTCGACGTAACCAGACAGCTAGTCAGCACCATCGTCAAACTCTCGGAAAACGATGATAAGCGGCAGGAACTCGAAAAGCCCCGAATCCCGGAAGAGATCATTGCAAACGCACGCAAGCTGCTGACAAGAAGACCCGCCAGCGTCCACGAAGGCCTCCCTCTTCAACCTCCCGAAAATACGGGCCGGGTCCGGGCGGGCCGCGTTGAAATCATCTCGCAGGACGACATCGAAATGGAAGACGGCTGAATTTCACCAGCATCGAAAAACCCGGCACAGATCACCGTCTCAAGACGGGCAAGGGAGAATGACGATCCGTCGTAAGCCGGTTCGGCCCCGCCTCACCCACCACACGCATCAAGGCCCCCTGCACAAGCAGGGGGGCTTCTTCGTGATCATTATCTGGCAGCGGTCAGCAACACGAAGGCGTCAGCCGGATCAGGCCAATCGTCATGGATGGCAACATCCGTGAAGCCGATATCCGTCAGCATCGCCGCCAATTCGTCATTGGTCCATGCCTTGGTGGTACTCACATAGGTCCCGGTATCGGCCTTGTTTTCAGCCCGGACACGGAACTCCTGCCGTGCCACACCTTCCGCCTCGTACCAGCGATTCCTCGTCCGGCAGACATACGGCGCATCCGAAAACAACCCGCTTTCGGCTTCCATCTCCGCCTCAGGGGCTACACCGGTGGCGCGAACCGTTTCATACCGCTGGGCTTCAAGCACCAGATGTCCGCCCGAAACAAGGTTGTCATACGCTTTTTTCAGGATCAGCAGGGCCTCGGCAGGCGGGAACACATTGATCTCGCCGTACAGCATCATCGCCAGATTATGGAGTCCCTTGAAATCGGCAGTGACGACATCGCCAAGGACAAAACGGTACCACCGGTCATCTGCGTGTTTTCGTGCGGCATACTCGATGGAAGCCGGACTGAAATCGATTCCGAGATAGTCATGCTCGTCACCGGCCAACAGCTTGGCGTACAAGCCGGGACCACAGCCTATATCCAGAATCGAAGCGGTCTCACCGCACAAATAACGCGAATGAATCCACTCGGACTGCGCTTTGACCGCCTGCATTTTGCGGCTGGCGAGGTGGTGATCCTGAGAGAGGTGTTCCCTGAGCATCCGTGCGCTGAATGCAGGGTCGTTCCAGGGGATTTTGTATTGCCCGACCCAAAGAGAGGACAGGCCGCAAGAGGTGTCTATATCGTATATTCTATTACTCATGATGTGCTCCTAAATCAGGTTTTCTTCAGTGTTCCGTACGAACACGAACCAATTCCAATTATGGATAATTTAGAAGCGCATAATGAGGGATCAGTATATCAACTCAAAACCGTTTGCAACCTCTTCAGCAATACGGGGAACCGTCCGATAAGCCCTGTACAGGCAACACCACGGAGGGTCGAGCCATGTACATAGAACTCGATTCCGCCCTCAAGGGCGGTTCCGCCTTTGAAAGGCACCTCAGGGAAGTGGCTGCATTCGAACAGGCGCAGGAAGCACTCAGCGGCGATGCGGTCCACTTTTCCGAAGAGGCCATTCAGGCCTTCAGGGAAGCGGCCATCGAACCAATAAAAAACGGCACCTTCTCTCTTGAACAGATAGAGAAGCGCATCGGTACAGTGCGTGCCGAAATCGCGCAGGTATGGAATTCGGCGCTGCCGAAGGACGAGAAATACCGCCAGATCAACGCCAAGGAAAACGAGATCGCCCTGCTTCAGGCCGGACAGTTCACCTTTGCCAAAGCGGGAATGACCAGATCCGTCTAGACCGGCCATTCCCTTTCGGCATTCTACTTTTTGCGCCCCCAGACGGCATACACGGGATCGCTCTCTGCCAGTTCCGGGTAGTAGCGGTCCTCATCGTCGGGCAGACGGGGCCAGCCCCGTTCGCTGAGGGTATGCAGGTCGTCGAACTTGTCTGACCGGACAAAGAACTGGCTCACAAGCCCCATGCGCTCGAACTCATGCAGCTCGGGCCAGATACGGATGACCTTCGGCTCGAACCAGCGGGTCGAGAACGTCAGCGCAAACACGCCGCCCGGTCGCAGAACACGGGCCGCTTCCTCGAAAACCTCGAACGGACGGGTCAGGTATTCCACTGACGACGTGCAGATGATCGCATCGAAACTTTCATCATCAAACGGAAGCGTCGGCTTCTCGTTGAGATTGTGGAGAACGGTATCAGTCAGGGCCGGATTCGCGTCCAGCTCGGTCTGGTTGAGTCCCAGTCCGGTGACGGAATCAAACGTCAATTCGCTCGGCAGATGGGAGATGTGGGACGACATGAGATCAAGGACATCCATGCCGTTTTCCAGCACGCCGGAATACACATTCCGCACATTCTGCTGCGCCTGCCTGTCCAGATGGGCGACGAGACGTGCATTTTCATAAAAATCGGCATCCCCGGTCTCGTCCTCACGCAGGAACGGGTCCGCGCCAAGATAATCCGTGGGGGTTTCCGGGAGTCTTGCCTGCATGCCGGGACCGTTGAAAAACCGGTCAGCCCAGCGGACGGTCTTTCCGGGATCATCGGACTGGGGATGGATATCCACCACCCGCGCACGGATGGTGACATCACGTCCGGCCATGGGATGATTGAGGTCCGCTTTGAAGCCCGCCTTGTCCGCCTCGACAACCCGGAAGGGGGCATTCGAGTCCGGCCGGGTGCCGGGGACATCCTCGATAAGGTGCATGGGATAATACCGCCCGATACGCGGCCTGATGGCGCGGCCGTGAATGAAGGGGGCCTTGAACCGGGCAAGCGGCATGTCGAGGACCTTGCCGTCGCTCAATTCGGGCACTTCGGACGAATCCATGGTTATTTCAATACTGTCGCCAGCGCCAAGTCCGCGCATATGGCTTTTGACTCCAAGAGGCAGGGTATCGCCAGTGAATCTGACACGGGATGCGAGGTACCGTTCCACATGGCTGGCGTGGGAGCTTTTCCAAAAAAATTCGAAATATATGGTCGCCAGGGAATCCTGTGCGAGATGCGTCATAAACAATCTCCTTGTATATATATCCGCGCAAATGACGACAGCCGTCAAAATAAGGCGGGTTAGTCCAAACATATCCCAAAAGTTAAAAAAGGCAAACCTGATAGAGCAATCACGCGGATTGCAACGAAGGCTTTCAAATCCGTTACAGGGAAAGGCTACGCGCGGCAAAATGCCGCAAAATGGCGCAGGACGGATGCGGAGTCGGGCGTTTCCCGCACATCATCATAC from uncultured Pseudodesulfovibrio sp. includes the following:
- a CDS encoding helix-hairpin-helix domain-containing protein, which encodes MKSDNKQAIARLREIPGVGPSLAQDLLRLGYESVPELAGEDPEVMYARLMELVGSHVDRCVLYVFRCAVYYASNTGHEPEKLKWWKWKD
- a CDS encoding methyltransferase domain-containing protein, encoding MTHLAQDSLATIYFEFFWKSSHASHVERYLASRVRFTGDTLPLGVKSHMRGLGAGDSIEITMDSSEVPELSDGKVLDMPLARFKAPFIHGRAIRPRIGRYYPMHLIEDVPGTRPDSNAPFRVVEADKAGFKADLNHPMAGRDVTIRARVVDIHPQSDDPGKTVRWADRFFNGPGMQARLPETPTDYLGADPFLREDETGDADFYENARLVAHLDRQAQQNVRNVYSGVLENGMDVLDLMSSHISHLPSELTFDSVTGLGLNQTELDANPALTDTVLHNLNEKPTLPFDDESFDAIICTSSVEYLTRPFEVFEEAARVLRPGGVFALTFSTRWFEPKVIRIWPELHEFERMGLVSQFFVRSDKFDDLHTLSERGWPRLPDDEDRYYPELAESDPVYAVWGRKK
- a CDS encoding tetratricopeptide repeat protein, whose protein sequence is MQIKSRQAQTGGCTGLDNPDEPLRCVFSTVQEMKVGTGTTARKQQTKYLWYVEQQDVDEFGVRKINPQFVPTGEEKIIDSETLLADYTPEVEIHNTRVEPAIQGLTRTVAKGDRHRQNCEPLSAEMEYTKALDVDETNVRAMFGLGLVYLERQDLEKSRSVFNQLVELNAAFDLDHKHLFNEFGIALRKNKLYDEAVQYYSRAVELTDEDENLYFNLSRAFYEKDDWEHCFEFADRALNIDAYHEHALAMCKHIATMAGSEPLRNRHNKPPIPREVAEKVNDLLGEDDDMDMSVEIGPGGFGDSTSN
- the hemC gene encoding hydroxymethylbilane synthase, whose protein sequence is MKKLVIATRGSALALWQANHIKDCLESEHPGLVVELLKIKTKGDKILDVPLAKVGGKGLFVKEIEEALLDGRAQLAVHSMKDVPTELPEGLEVGIIPEREAPTDSLLSVKYDGLKELPEGAVVGTSSLRRQSQLAALRPDLKITWLRGNLDTRVRKLMDGEYDAIVVATAGLNRLELSAPKMEILGPPEFLPAVAQGALGIEYDKNNTEVQEMLRFLDHQPTKYQVLAERGFLTGLDGGCQVPIAAWSVLDGDRVHLTGFVADVDGSRPIRLEAEGHVDDAWDIGMKLAGQVLDAGGKEILDEVYARETK
- a CDS encoding tetratricopeptide repeat protein; the encoded protein is MIKEKQRPTLDDADDLPDINIPRPKEGFIKCAFSSAATIKVGTGVTTRQHKTHLLWFVRQIEENRLEIRKINDHHLPTGDPEIIGLARLVENYTPELEYYETHVLPAMEKLEDTLDQGDEFREKKQFYSAEQEYGSALGMDEGNVRALFGLGLVFIERGEKDRTRELLTQLVDIKSLFDGRNQHLFNEFGIALRKAGMFDEATAYYRRALDFVKTDEHLYYNLGRACYENGDWSGCMEALAESNRLAPKLDVTRQLVSTIVKLSENDDKRQELEKPRIPEEIIANARKLLTRRPASVHEGLPLQPPENTGRVRAGRVEIISQDDIEMEDG
- a CDS encoding class I SAM-dependent methyltransferase — encoded protein: MSNRIYDIDTSCGLSSLWVGQYKIPWNDPAFSARMLREHLSQDHHLASRKMQAVKAQSEWIHSRYLCGETASILDIGCGPGLYAKLLAGDEHDYLGIDFSPASIEYAARKHADDRWYRFVLGDVVTADFKGLHNLAMMLYGEINVFPPAEALLILKKAYDNLVSGGHLVLEAQRYETVRATGVAPEAEMEAESGLFSDAPYVCRTRNRWYEAEGVARQEFRVRAENKADTGTYVSTTKAWTNDELAAMLTDIGFTDVAIHDDWPDPADAFVLLTAAR
- a CDS encoding Nif3-like dinuclear metal center hexameric protein — its product is MKIMDILAIFRNLAPERNQSSWDNSGVQIAGSVSDVSQVAVCLEPTPDMLARCLEWGAGAVITHHPLYMKPKGLGAESPFLDVVRLVVKSGAWLYAAHTSLDTRPNGPAFWLGDSLKLENRKLLEVEHGVTPIEVSFYSEEPISRETADIWANNDGMHSVSQSNTGEIRLVCDESAWGEIAGGIEFSMGRKPVFYTRQLTGPRDEVGFGEVGVLPEPMPWNDFADLLGGLIDRDAFTVSGPKPEMVEKVAYCGGSGTTLVGRAARAGADVFITGDMKYHPAVEADVCVADVGHFSLEEEMMRLFADELAGALDGAEVKFFKGEDPFRFHVVNR
- a CDS encoding transporter substrate-binding domain-containing protein — its product is MFSMRLSKLPIPGLSAIFCLLFLLCSQSALAMQPPMIIHYVDFWPFHQRGTDGQMTGFFHEIVTEAFDRMGIKATWHAYPWSRCQEQVKNGEADAMLTVPTAERLVYSQTHPTPFYQKKLTIFTYAEHPQRTKIEQIKTIDDILRLNLSVITYIGNGWNDRHIRTHGIKTYETPKLPNVWPMLAHKRGDIVIEWPGAAWPAIHKTDTGQSIVQTAATLQALPFHLMIRKTSPYAQLLPEFDRTIREMQKDGTIDRIVREYFDQPAPE
- a CDS encoding zinc ribbon domain-containing protein, whose protein sequence is MPIFEYKCNDCGHEFEELVFDRDECPACPKCSSEKTGKLMSAVRAKVGGFRPDTGGDDSGGIQSSPSSASSGCAGCSGGDCSSCGS